In Phreatobacter stygius, a genomic segment contains:
- a CDS encoding formylglycine-generating enzyme family protein — protein sequence MGPAWCRILRSVALAMLLAGASLNGAEGQPLPVERVGALKPGEAFRECEACPEMVVVPSGEFLMGAAAGDATGFDLPQHAVRIGAPFAVSRFEITVEQYAAFARDSGHAVSRCVLLEDSANGRFNPRDDRSWQAPGFPQGGTHPVTCVSWADAKAYVAWLARTTGKSYRLLSEAEWEYAARAGSTTRYPFGADANSLCLHGNGADETLRRQTAALDLPEDLSDIACSDNHLRTAPVGSFPANGFGLHDMLGNVAEWVEDCNQTMETGRGYEGAPADGSAWTGGSCSGRGARGGHWGADAKELQSNARGGGPRAEGADFLGIRVARTLAP from the coding sequence ATGGGGCCAGCATGGTGCCGCATCCTGCGTTCTGTCGCCTTGGCGATGCTGCTCGCGGGAGCCAGCCTGAACGGGGCCGAAGGTCAGCCGCTGCCGGTCGAACGCGTGGGCGCGCTGAAACCGGGCGAGGCTTTCCGGGAGTGCGAAGCCTGTCCGGAGATGGTGGTTGTGCCTTCGGGCGAGTTTCTGATGGGCGCCGCGGCCGGCGACGCGACCGGCTTCGACCTGCCGCAGCATGCGGTCCGGATCGGCGCGCCCTTCGCCGTTTCCAGGTTCGAGATCACCGTCGAGCAATACGCCGCTTTCGCGCGCGACAGCGGCCATGCCGTGTCCAGATGTGTCTTGCTCGAGGATTCCGCGAACGGCCGTTTCAATCCGCGCGACGATCGCTCATGGCAGGCTCCGGGCTTTCCCCAGGGCGGCACTCATCCGGTGACCTGCGTCAGCTGGGCCGACGCCAAGGCTTATGTCGCTTGGCTCGCCCGGACGACCGGCAAGTCCTATCGCCTGCTGTCGGAGGCCGAATGGGAATATGCGGCGCGTGCCGGCAGCACGACGCGCTATCCGTTCGGCGCCGATGCCAACAGCCTCTGCCTGCACGGCAACGGCGCCGACGAGACCTTGCGGCGCCAGACGGCAGCTCTCGACCTGCCAGAGGACCTGTCCGACATCGCTTGCAGCGACAACCACCTGCGGACCGCACCGGTCGGCAGTTTCCCGGCCAATGGCTTCGGTCTTCACGACATGCTGGGCAATGTCGCGGAATGGGTGGAGGACTGCAACCAGACCATGGAGACGGGCCGCGGTTACGAGGGCGCGCCGGCCGACGGATCGGCCTGGACCGGCGGCAGTTGCAGCGGCCGCGGTGCCCGCGGTGGCCATTGGGGCGCCGATGCCAAGGAATTGCAATCCAATGCGCGCGGCGGTGGACCGCGCGCCGAAGGCGCGGATTTCCTCGGCATTCGTGTCGCGCGAACCCTGGCGCCCTGA
- a CDS encoding RidA family protein has product MERNHIRGTWQEDFSFSPAVVTRGGRTVWLAGHTGQRADDGRSLAGDFEAQTRQTFRNLEKTLTEAGASLADLVSMTVFLIDARYSRPMTDLRKEILKRDFPASAAITVAGFANPDMMIEIQAVAVVPEA; this is encoded by the coding sequence ATGGAAAGAAACCACATCAGGGGAACCTGGCAGGAGGATTTTTCCTTTTCACCGGCGGTGGTGACGCGTGGCGGCCGGACCGTCTGGCTCGCCGGCCATACCGGCCAGAGAGCCGATGACGGCCGTTCGCTCGCCGGTGATTTCGAGGCGCAGACGCGCCAGACCTTTCGCAACCTGGAGAAAACGCTGACCGAGGCCGGGGCGAGCCTGGCGGACCTCGTCTCGATGACGGTGTTCCTGATCGATGCGCGCTATTCGCGACCGATGACCGATCTGCGCAAGGAGATCCTGAAGCGTGATTTTCCGGCCAGCGCCGCGATCACGGTGGCGGGCTTCGCCAATCCCGACATGATGATCGAGATCCAGGCCGTGGCCGTCGTGCCGGAGGCATGA
- a CDS encoding DUF2569 family protein codes for MMSDVQQLPSPGDPAGEKPLEGIAGWLIIVAIGQIAGPIAFILGTRSLFASLPEGTARDMPVAFLGAVLLELTVLGLLVFTAFLFFNKKSAFPKLFIATCILNLLEPLALALWLKAVVGGNVLAYVDTATVGQYVLSCVVAAIWISYVVNSVRVRNTFVH; via the coding sequence ATGATGTCGGACGTTCAGCAGCTTCCATCGCCGGGAGATCCCGCCGGAGAGAAGCCCCTCGAGGGCATCGCTGGTTGGCTGATCATCGTCGCGATCGGCCAGATTGCCGGACCGATCGCGTTCATTCTTGGAACGCGCAGCCTGTTTGCCTCGCTGCCGGAGGGCACGGCGCGCGACATGCCGGTGGCGTTCCTTGGCGCCGTCCTGTTGGAACTCACGGTGCTTGGCCTGCTGGTCTTCACCGCATTCCTGTTCTTCAACAAGAAAAGCGCTTTTCCGAAATTGTTTATCGCGACCTGCATTCTCAACCTGCTGGAGCCGCTAGCCCTGGCGCTCTGGCTGAAGGCGGTCGTTGGCGGCAATGTTCTGGCCTATGTCGATACCGCAACCGTCGGGCAGTATGTTCTCAGCTGCGTCGTCGCCGCGATCTGGATCTCCTACGTCGTCAATTCCGTCAGGGTCCGCAACACATTCGTGCATTGA
- a CDS encoding helix-turn-helix transcriptional regulator, whose amino-acid sequence MLDETSTMRFSTAEPTDRGFRAVRLDAIKRLVLDNLGEPDLTVGKAAAAQRVTPRYVQMLFEAEGTTFSAFVLGRRLAFAHRMFSDPRLAKRAIGAVALDAGFGDLSYFNRAFRRAYGETPSDLRNRTLCEARK is encoded by the coding sequence ATGCTGGATGAGACGTCGACGATGCGGTTCTCGACGGCCGAGCCGACGGACCGCGGGTTTCGGGCGGTCAGGCTCGATGCGATCAAGCGGCTGGTTCTGGACAATCTCGGTGAACCCGATCTGACCGTCGGCAAGGCCGCGGCGGCGCAACGGGTCACGCCGCGCTATGTCCAGATGCTGTTCGAGGCCGAGGGCACCACCTTTTCCGCCTTCGTGCTCGGCAGGAGACTGGCCTTCGCCCATCGCATGTTCAGCGATCCGCGGCTCGCCAAGCGCGCGATCGGCGCCGTCGCCCTGGATGCCGGCTTTGGCGATCTCTCCTATTTCAACCGTGCGTTCCGCCGCGCCTATGGCGAGACCCCGTCGGACCTGCGCAACAGGACATTGTGCGAAGCGAGGAAATAG